The Flavipsychrobacter sp. genome contains the following window.
GGCGTCGTAAAAGTACACTGTTTATCGAAAAAACTATAATACTACTCACCTCGTATATAGTTATACATCTAAAATTAGATGATTACTTAACTAACAACGATTAAAAATGAGGGGTATATTATTCATTACCATTATATTAATACTGGGGAGCTCTTGCAATAAAGTTGAAGACATCCCTCCCTTTATTCCTCCTATACAAGACAGCAACGATACAGATACATCAGGTAATCATGTTGATACAACTTCAGCATATAAACACATAGTTGACCAACAAACCCTAATTGCACACCCTGGTCTTACCAATAGCAAAAAGTATATTACCTATCTTATAAAGAAGGGTAATAATTATTGTGAGGGTAACAATTTTGTTCTAAGTAAATACCAATCATTACAATTCAAAGCAATACTTGACAGTAGCTGTATTTATCAAACTGTTCTTCCCTCCAACCAAGAAGACATCAACAAACTTTATGGCTTTTCTGACTGTACCAGCCATCATCATACCAATAGTGCTCGTTTTGGGTGGAACTGGGATAAAGGAGCCCTTAGGATCCATGCCTACTGTTATGCTGATAGCATTCGTAGCTATAGAGAAATGGGAATAGTTAAGGTCAATGAAGAGTTTGATTGTCAACTAACCGTATTGCCACACCAATATATATTCTCACTCAACGGTGATACTGTGATGATGGATAGAGGTTGTACCGATAATATAGCGTCAGGTTATTTGCTTTACCCTTATTTTGGAGGGGATGAGCCGGCACCTCAAGATATAAGCGTTCAAATAAAAGAGTACTAGCGCTTTTTATTTACCCTATTAGGGTTAGTAGCAATAAAGCTTTCCCAGCTTTCCTTTTTCTTTCCGACACCTAAGGTCTTTTTTATTTTATCATTTACTTCTGCGTTCCCTTTAGGTACTTTTTCTTGATAATAGTGCGTTAATGCTACTGCAACAGCATCAGTAGCATCCATAAAACGTACATCCCCTTCAAACTTTAGCGTGTGTTGCAACATTTCAAGCACTTGCTCCTTACTTGCATTACCCCTCCCTGTTATCGATTGTTTAATTTTTCGGGGAGCATACTCTGTAGTGGGTAGCCCATGCATCATAGCCGAAGCTATGGCTACACCCTGTGCCCTACCCAGTTTCAGCATACTTTGTGCATTCTTACCATAAAATGGAGCCTCAATAGCTACAGCCTCGGGCTGGTGTATTTTAATAAGGGTTTCTATCTTTTTATAGATCAATTTTAGCCTTTCTGCATGATCATCATGTTTTGATAACTGCAATACGCCCATTTCCAGTAACGAAACACTATTTTTGCTCACGGCTATCAATCCGTAGCCCATAACCAAAGTACCGGGGTCGATACCTAATATTATCCTCGAAGCTTTTTGCAAATGCTTTTTCTATTTGAACAAAAATACCAAAATATGGCTCAATTACCTGATCGGAGGCACCCTATCGGCATTAATGCTTTGGGGTATCTATGTGCAGGTGATGAAACAAATAGATAAAGTAGGCGCCAACCCTAGCGAACTATTTGCAACGGGGCACAATATTTTCTTAATTGTCTGCATACTACTGCTACCTGTCAACTTGGCTCTGGAAGCTAAAAAGTGGCATTTGTTAGCCAATTCTGCCCAAAAACTATCTTATAAAGATGCTTTTACCAGCTATATAGCCGGTATTGCCTTTGCTACTGTAACACCAAACAGACTTGGAGAATACCCTGGCAGGATATTGTACCTAAAGCGAAAAAATACAGTCAGGCTTATTAGTGTATCCATATTAGGTGCTACAGCACAAATACTTACCTTATTCATTTGTGGCTTTTTAGGCCTGTTATATTACAATTTGGTAATAGACGATACCCTAGGGCGGGTTTTATTACTGCCGGCACTAGTAGTAACCATTATTCTATTCATAGCCTATTGGAAATTTGAAACATGGATACCGCTTATTGAGCGTTTTAACATTTCTTGGCTCAAGCGCCTTAACGTGTATGGTAAACTGTTAAAGCGTTTTACGTTTAGAGAACAATTAACAATTTTAGGTATCTCTATTCTACGTTTTAGTATCTACACGGCACAGTATTTGTTTTTGATATACTGGATGAATGTTGAAGTGTCTTTGATAGATGGCTTATTTACATGTGCATTATTTTTTGGCGTAGTATCTGTAGTACCTTCGCTAACTATAATAGAACTGGGAGAAAGAGGATTTGTAAGCCTTTATCTTTTTCAACATTTTTCTGATAATGTTGTAGGTATATTAGCCGCCACAGTAGGACTATGGATCATTAACCTTGCCATACCAGCTATACTAGGCAGTGTATTACTAATACGTATGAAATTATTCCGTTAGAAGAAGATTAGATGACTTTAAAAACAGGGATTATGAACAACAAAAACAACTATTTATACATATTCTTATTGCTCATCAGCCCATTAATGCTGAAGGCACAAGACAATTTTTGCGGTATTAAAAACACCAGCTTTAAGGTAGGAGAAAAGCTCACTTTCAATGTCTATTACAATATGGGCTGGATATGGGCTGGTGCAGGCACAGCTGTATTTACCACCACACTAGAGAAAAAATCAGGTAGAGACGTATACCATATTGTTGGAGATGGAAGAACATATAAATCTTACGAGTGGTTTTATAAAGTACGAGATAAATATGAAACTTTTATAGATACCAATACTTTGCTACCTGTGAAGTTTGTGAGAGATGTTAGTGAAGGCGGGCTGAAATTTTATAAGAGTGCTACTTTCAACCATAAAGATGGTAAAGCCCTGACCAAAGACGGACTAATTGACGTACCTAGCTGTGTTCAAGACGTACTATCTACTATATACTATGCCCGAAACATAGATTATGATAAGTATAAGCCGGGAGATAAGATACCTTTTGACATGTACTTGGATGAAACTGTTTATCACCTATATATTAAATACATGGGCAAAGAGCGTATCAAAACCAAATACGGTACTTTCAACTCTATCAAAATCAAACCGTTATTGATTGACGGTACTATGTTTAGCGGTGGAGAAAAAATGAGTGTATGGGTTAGCGATGATAAAAACCATATACCGCTAAGGGTAGATAGCCCTATTATAGTAGGTAGTGTAAAAGTGGATCTTATGGGCTTTGAAAACCTCAGAAACCCTTTTACAGCACTTATTAGCAAACGATAATAGTCTTAGATATAAGTTTTAGGCAGTATTTATACGTAATATCTCGTATAATTATATGCAACCCATTCTTTTTTATATTTTTGCCTACCTCATTATTTTATCCTTATTGAATTATGATTGCACTGGGTGGAAAGCCATTGGATATAGCAGCATTTGAGCAGATCATTTTGCACGAACAGCCTATCAAAGTTGCAGCAACTGCTATGAAGGAAGTGACCCGCAGTTTCGACTTCCTGGAGTCTTTCTCAAAAGACAAGTTGATCTACGGTATCAATACGGGCTTTGGGCCAATGGCTCAATACCGCATCAACGATACTGATAGAGAGCAGCTACAATACAATCTAATACGTAGCCACAGCTCGGGCATGGGTCAGTTATTGACCCCTACACAATGCCGTGCTATGATGGTGGCTCGTTTGCATACTTTACTATTAGGCTACTCGGGCATACACCCTGAGTTGGTAGAGCTAATGGAAGCTTTGATCAATGCTAAGGCATACCCTTGTATCTACGCACATGGTGGTGTAGGTGCTAGTGGAGACTTGGTACAATTAGCACACTTGGCTCTTGGTCTCATCGGCGAGGGCGAAATGTGGCTGGACGGCAAGAAGATGAAGACCAAAGCTGTATATAAAAAGCTAGGGCTTACTCCGCTGAACATTCACATTCGCGAAGGCTTGGCTATGCTTAATGGAACTTCGGCAATGACGGGTATTGGTGGTATCAACGTGATACGTGGTCACCGCCTGGTGGTGTGGAGCATGTTACTATCGCTAATGGTCAATGAGATGATGGAAGCCTACGACGACCACTTCTCTGCCGAACTGAATAATGTAAAACAACACAACGGACAACGTGCTGTAGCGGAAATGATGCGTATACTGGGTAACGGCAGCCGCTTGATGCGCAACCGTCACGAGCATCTATACGACAGAAAAGTAACGGAAGACTTTATTGAAGATAAAGTACAAGAGTACTACTCGCTACGTTGTGTACCACAGATACTAGGTCCTATATTCGATACGGTATTGAATACCGAGCAGGTAATTGTAGATGAGCTCAACTCTGTAAACGACAACCCTGTTGTAGACCGTAAGAACAAAAACATCTTCCATGGTGGCAACTTCCATGGCGATTATATAGCGTTGGAAATGGATAAGCTAAAGGTGGCGATCACTAAGCTATCTATGCTTTCTGAGCGTCAGCTCAACTTTATCCTAAACCCTGCTTTGAACCAAAAGCTGCCTCCATTTGCTAATGCAGGCAAGCTGGGCTTGAATTTTGGTATACAGGGTATGCAATATCCAGCTACTTCTACAGTCGCGGAAAACCAAACTTTGAGTAACCCAATGTACATCCACAGCATACCGAACAATAACGATAACCAAGACATCGTGAGTATGGGTTGCAATGCGGCTATGATGTGCCACCGTGTTATTGACAATACGTTTGAAGTATTGGCGGTAGAAGCATTGGCATTGGTACAGGCTATAGACATCAGAGGCATCTCTGGCAAAATGTCTCCTGCTACTAAATGGGTATACAAAAATGTAAGATCAATTATTCCTTTCTTCAAAGACGACTTCTCGGCATCACACAAACTACAAGAGGTAAAGATCTGGCTGAAAGAAACAGACGTGGTAGAGCGTTTTAAAAAGAAGATTTAGTACAAAAGATTATGAAGCAAAAATACGCACTGGTAACTGGTGGCTCAAGAGGTATTGGAAGAGCTTGTTGTATCACACTGGCAGAGATGGGCTATTCTGTATTGGTCAACTACAAAGGCAATAAAGCTGCGGCTGAAGAAACTGTAGCCTTAGTAAAAGAAAAAGGAGTAGACGCAGCAGCGCTCAACTTCAACGTAGCGGACAAGGCAGATGTAGATGCAGTATTGGGCGGCTGGATGACAGCGAATGAAAATGCTATAGTAGAAGTACTCATCAACAATGCGGGCGTGCGCCACGATACACTGATGATGAGCATGACCGACGACCAATGGAGCAGTGTACTGGACACTAGCCTACAGGGCATGTACAACGTTACCAAATGTGTACTAAATCCTATGTTGATGAACCGCTACGGTCGTATTATCAATATGGTATCGCTAAGCGGCTTGAAAGGCACTCCGGGACAGGTAAACTACTCTGCTGCTAAGGCGGGTATGATTGGTGCAACAAAAGCATTGGCACAAGAAATTGCTAAACGTAACGTAACGGTAAACGCCATAGCACCGGGCTTTGTAAAGACCGACATGACCGAAGAGCTGAATGAAAAAGAACTATCGGCTATGATACCGATGAAACGTTTTGGTGAAGCACAGGAGATCGCAGACCTAGTAGGTTTCTTAGCCTCTAACAAATCAAGCTACATCACAGGGCAGGTAGTATCTATCAATGGAGGCTTGTATACCTAAACTGTAGTAAACATATTTTATAGCAGAAAGGGAGCAACATGAAGTTGCTCCCTTTTTTATAGAAGTCATTATATCACTTGCTATGCCTAAGTGTTTTATTTACTAATATATCCAAGCCATAAAATACAAGAGCCGATACAGCTGCAAAACCCACTCCTTTTATTAAAAACAACTTATAGTCAGACACACTAACCGTAAACACCAAAGGTGCTAGTAACCATAGCCACAAGGCATAATTGAACAACTCTTTTAGTCTGCTAAAATTCATAAGGTCATCTGTTTGTGCTAATATACCGAGAAATTGTTCCACTCCTTTACTGTTTGCTGGTTAGACTCCAACAAGACGGAAAAGCTGCTTGTTAAATAGTTTTGTTTATATAGCTTTCATTTTATTACCTCGCTTTTCGTGTGTAAGTTCTGCCAGGCCAAGGGCTTCCATAAGCGGTGGTATATACATACCAAAACGCCCGCGATAGCCTTTACGTAAACCATACCAACCACCAATCGGATTGTCAGCGGAACGCCCCCAATGCTCTACCGTGCCTTCTGAAGTATCTTGCTTTTCGTCTTTGCTGCCAAGCTCCATCCAGTCGCCATGTTGCTTCAGCATTTTGTGCAGGTCTTCCAAACACCTGATGTCGTAATACAGTTTTGTTGTACCTACTGTACACATCAATACATCCTTCCCATCTTTCTCCTCCACATGCATGGTATACTCAGAGGTTTGCGGCGGTGTATGTAGTTTTAGCGGATTGTCTTTGGTTCCGATTTTTTCCTTGTAATTCATTGTGTAGTTATTTAGTATTTGCAATTATTTCGGCTTCTTTTTTTAAATCCTTTGCATACTGTTCAAAATTCTCATCAAACGGCGGAATATATTTAGCATACATGGGGAACATCAATCCCCCAATTTTCTCTTCCATAGTAAAAGTAACGCCACCCTTTGCATTTTTTTCAATTGTAAAATACCTGTCGCCTTTGCCATCTCCCCAATGCATCATTTTTTCAGGCTGCATTTCTTTTACTTTTATTTTAAATACTCTTTCAGGTGCAAGTGTTGATACTAGTTTGATTTTTTCGCCCTGTTTTATCTTCCCATCTATAGATACGATCGTAGAATTCCACCTGGGAAAATCTGATGCATTGGTCAACAGTACCCAAACTATTGCGGCATCTGCATTGATGTCAATACTTACTTTTGTTTGCCTGCTAAAGGTCTTTTTAATGGTAGTAGCTTTACCATTCTGTGCATTCGTTGTTGTCATCATAAATAATTGAAAAGCGATCAATAATAGTTTTTTCATCGTTTTCGTTTTTAGACGACTGGGCACAAACGAATGATAAGGTTTTAGCTATTTTTTTCTAAATATTTTTCCATAACCTTTCTATTGTGCTCTAAATGATGTAGTTGTAAATCTGCTGCGCCTGATTTAAATGGGTCTAACCCTTTCAAAACCTGCATACGGATGTCGAATAACTGCTCTTTGTCTTTGCTTTCGGCATCTTTTACAAGCTGCAGCTTTGCCAAAGCCTCCTGTTGGTTTTGTTTGGGGTTGAATACCCCATTCAGCTCTGAGCACTGGTGGCATACCCCCCGCTTGTTGATAAGCGAGCAGCGATGGTCAAATACTTCTATCATTTTGCTCCTGCCGGTGTGCAGGTAATATTTTACCATAGCATCCGACTGCTGGAGGATGGTGGCTATCTCTTTTACTTTGAAGTCATAGACCTCTTTGAGCAATATGGTCAACTGTTGCTCTAAAGGCAGGGATCTAGACACGCAGGTGAAGCAGAATGCTATATGCTCCTTGATCTCAAAACTACCCTGTGGCGAAGTATGCGCTATATGCATCGCCTCCTGGAAAAAAGTTGCGGAATTCATCGCAGCGTCTTTACAGATATCCGTTACATTTTCAGGCCAACGCTTTTTAGCTTTTAGTAGGTCTTTTGCCTGGTTGGAGGCAATGGTAAATATCCATGTCTTAAGAGAGGATTCTCCACGAAAGGTGTCAAGTTTGGTCTGTGCTTTGATGTAGGTATCCTGTATAATATCTTCTGTATCGTGCACACTGGTGGTGATGCGTAGTATGTATGATTTAAGCTGGTTTTTGCAGGCTTCAAATTCCTTGGTGAGTATATCGTTATCCATTAAATAAAAATAGGGAATTGCAAGGTATTATCAGGGTATAGAATGCAGGTGAAGGGTAGTATCTATCAATGGTGGCTTGTATACCTAGTCTTTAGTAAAAAATATTTTATAGCGGAAAGGAGTAACAACATGAAGTTACTCCTTTTCATTTTGAGCCGACTTTGTAGCATTCTTGAAAGCATCTTCATATTCTTTAACTCTCATTTCTAGATATTGATCTTTAGGCATACTTGCTACTTTCGATTCATAATATGACGGGCCAAAAGTAACATCATACTTTATGCTATTAATTATAACTTTATTAATAGAATGGACTATTAACTTCTCGTCTTTTATTGGTGAGCCAAATAAAGCAACATTTGGAATACTTTGAGATTGAGAGAAATCTTTTAATTGCGGTATCTTCCTAATAGACATCCCTAATACTGTATCAAAGGGAATGTGACCAGTTCTTAAATAACTAAAATATGAAGGGTATATAATGCCATCAAACCCTGCTTTTTGGATTTCTTTGGCTATTAAACGGCAAAGATGGTAAGAATGGTTTTCGGCTAAAAAAAGAAAGTGAATTGCAAGGTCTATGCTTGTAAACTCTGTTTCTCCCTCTTCGGTAACTAATGCAGCCAAATTTAGCATTTTCAATTCTGATTTTGGAACAAGCTTAGCTACATATATCTCATCCTCTGATTTTATCCTACATTCATGTAAACATAATTCCAGGTCAGGAGAACCGTATAAAATTGGAAAATCCTTGTCGTCAAATCTATTGGTGCCACAGTACTCTATAGGAGGACTATCATACTGAGAATATTCATTAGCGTTTGTAGGATTAACTCTAATTCGATAAAATGGATGGTCTTTATTTAATATGTGTTTAGGATATAGATTCAGTATTTTACTAATTACTTGACCTACCTCTTCCCCATGTATTATGGATTGTAGAGGCATAACTTCTCCCATCATCCAAAACCTAGGTCCATAATAAAAAAGTCCTATCTCCCCTGCTTGCTCAATTAAGTTTACATCATTCTTCAACCATGGTGATATATGAATATTTGATTCATTAAAATGTTGTTCATTCATTTGTATTAATGGACATCCTCCATATTCAAATTTTTTTATAGTACCTCTTACAAAAAAGCGATAGCATAATTCTCGTACCAATTCTTTAGTTAACTTATAGCCTTTTTCTGAACTACATTTTGGACATTTATCATTATTATCAATACCGATTTTGGATGCATCAATTCTTAGCCCCTCATCATTAAAACAATTGGAACAAAGTAAAGCACTGCCTTTATATTTATTCTTTTCATCAAAATAAGGATGCATGCCTTGAGTCTTCAACAGCTTTTCCTTTGCCTTTTCAAAACTTGCCATACAATATTACATTTATGGATATTCTTTAGATATAAGTCATATCTCCTCAATCTAACAATAATCTCCCTCTTTACTATTTTCATCTTTCTATTAACTTTACGGTATGAGCAGAGTAGTCATTACAGGCATGGGTATTTATTCTTCTTTGGGTAAGAACAAAGAAGAGGTAACGGATTCGCTATTTCATGGTAGGTCGGGTATTATCTTAGACCCTGCCCGTAAAGAAATGGGCTACCGCTCCGGCTTAACAGGCTTTGTAGAACGTCCGCAACTCAAAGGTTTGCTCGACCGTCGCTCCCGCATCATGATGCCTGAGCAGGCAGAGTTTGCCTACATTGCCACGTTGGAGGCTATGGAGCAGGCAGGCATTACTACCGAGTTTTTTGAGCAGAACGAAACAGGTATCATATACGGCAATGATAGCTCTGCCAAGCCTGTTATTGAAGCTATAGACATCATCCGAGAGAAGAAAGATACTATGCTGGTAGGCTCGGGCTCTGTGTTCCAAGTGCTCAACTCTACAGTGACTATGAACTTGGCTACTATCTTCAAGCTACGTGGGGTCAACTTTACCATTAGTGCCGCATGCGCCAGTGGGTCGCACTCTATTGGCTTGGGCTATATGTTCATCAAGCAAGGTTTACAGGACCGTGTAGTATGTGGTGGTGCGCAGGAGGTCAATATCTACTCCATGCCCAACTTCGATGCACTGGGTACTTTCTCAACCCGTGAAGATGCACCTACACGTGCCTCTCGCCCTTTCGACCGCGACCGTGATGGCTTGGTACCAGGTGGTGGAGCAGCAACGGTAATATTGGAAAGCCTAGAGTCAGCACAGGCACGTGGGGCTACCATCTTGGCAGAGGTATTGGGTTATGGTTTCTCCTCCAACGGGCAGCACATCTCCAACCCTAGTGTAGATGGTCAGGTACGCTCCATAGGTAGGGCTATAAAAGCGGCAGAGATAGATGTAAAAACAATACAGTACATCAACGCCCATGCTACCAGCACACCAGCAGGTGATGGTATGGAGGCAGAAGCGATATATGAGGTGTTTGGCGGTAAGATACCCGTGAGTTCTACTAAGTCACTCACAGGGCACGAGTGTTGGATGGCAGGGGCTAGTGAAATTGTCTACTCTATGCTCATGATGCAAAACGACTTCATGGCACCCAATATCAACTTCGAAAATCCTGATGAGCATTCAGCTAAGATCAATGTCATACCCGAAACTTTGAAGGGCGAATTTGATACCTTCTTATCCAATTCCTTTGGCTTTGGTGGTACCAACTCTTCACTTATTGTGAAGAAGTGGAAAGGGTAATATCCCCAAGTATTGGCTATTTCATTACTCCT
Protein-coding sequences here:
- the ruvC gene encoding crossover junction endodeoxyribonuclease RuvC; this encodes MQKASRIILGIDPGTLVMGYGLIAVSKNSVSLLEMGVLQLSKHDDHAERLKLIYKKIETLIKIHQPEAVAIEAPFYGKNAQSMLKLGRAQGVAIASAMMHGLPTTEYAPRKIKQSITGRGNASKEQVLEMLQHTLKFEGDVRFMDATDAVAVALTHYYQEKVPKGNAEVNDKIKKTLGVGKKKESWESFIATNPNRVNKKR
- a CDS encoding lysylphosphatidylglycerol synthase transmembrane domain-containing protein — protein: MNKNTKIWLNYLIGGTLSALMLWGIYVQVMKQIDKVGANPSELFATGHNIFLIVCILLLPVNLALEAKKWHLLANSAQKLSYKDAFTSYIAGIAFATVTPNRLGEYPGRILYLKRKNTVRLISVSILGATAQILTLFICGFLGLLYYNLVIDDTLGRVLLLPALVVTIILFIAYWKFETWIPLIERFNISWLKRLNVYGKLLKRFTFREQLTILGISILRFSIYTAQYLFLIYWMNVEVSLIDGLFTCALFFGVVSVVPSLTIIELGERGFVSLYLFQHFSDNVVGILAATVGLWIINLAIPAILGSVLLIRMKLFR
- a CDS encoding DUF3108 domain-containing protein is translated as MNNKNNYLYIFLLLISPLMLKAQDNFCGIKNTSFKVGEKLTFNVYYNMGWIWAGAGTAVFTTTLEKKSGRDVYHIVGDGRTYKSYEWFYKVRDKYETFIDTNTLLPVKFVRDVSEGGLKFYKSATFNHKDGKALTKDGLIDVPSCVQDVLSTIYYARNIDYDKYKPGDKIPFDMYLDETVYHLYIKYMGKERIKTKYGTFNSIKIKPLLIDGTMFSGGEKMSVWVSDDKNHIPLRVDSPIIVGSVKVDLMGFENLRNPFTALISKR
- a CDS encoding aromatic amino acid ammonia-lyase, whose product is MIALGGKPLDIAAFEQIILHEQPIKVAATAMKEVTRSFDFLESFSKDKLIYGINTGFGPMAQYRINDTDREQLQYNLIRSHSSGMGQLLTPTQCRAMMVARLHTLLLGYSGIHPELVELMEALINAKAYPCIYAHGGVGASGDLVQLAHLALGLIGEGEMWLDGKKMKTKAVYKKLGLTPLNIHIREGLAMLNGTSAMTGIGGINVIRGHRLVVWSMLLSLMVNEMMEAYDDHFSAELNNVKQHNGQRAVAEMMRILGNGSRLMRNRHEHLYDRKVTEDFIEDKVQEYYSLRCVPQILGPIFDTVLNTEQVIVDELNSVNDNPVVDRKNKNIFHGGNFHGDYIALEMDKLKVAITKLSMLSERQLNFILNPALNQKLPPFANAGKLGLNFGIQGMQYPATSTVAENQTLSNPMYIHSIPNNNDNQDIVSMGCNAAMMCHRVIDNTFEVLAVEALALVQAIDIRGISGKMSPATKWVYKNVRSIIPFFKDDFSASHKLQEVKIWLKETDVVERFKKKI
- the fabG gene encoding 3-oxoacyl-ACP reductase FabG, giving the protein MKQKYALVTGGSRGIGRACCITLAEMGYSVLVNYKGNKAAAEETVALVKEKGVDAAALNFNVADKADVDAVLGGWMTANENAIVEVLINNAGVRHDTLMMSMTDDQWSSVLDTSLQGMYNVTKCVLNPMLMNRYGRIINMVSLSGLKGTPGQVNYSAAKAGMIGATKALAQEIAKRNVTVNAIAPGFVKTDMTEELNEKELSAMIPMKRFGEAQEIADLVGFLASNKSSYITGQVVSINGGLYT
- a CDS encoding SRPBCC domain-containing protein, which codes for MKKLLLIAFQLFMMTTTNAQNGKATTIKKTFSRQTKVSIDINADAAIVWVLLTNASDFPRWNSTIVSIDGKIKQGEKIKLVSTLAPERVFKIKVKEMQPEKMMHWGDGKGDRYFTIEKNAKGGVTFTMEEKIGGLMFPMYAKYIPPFDENFEQYAKDLKKEAEIIANTK
- a CDS encoding RNA polymerase sigma factor; amino-acid sequence: MDNDILTKEFEACKNQLKSYILRITTSVHDTEDIIQDTYIKAQTKLDTFRGESSLKTWIFTIASNQAKDLLKAKKRWPENVTDICKDAAMNSATFFQEAMHIAHTSPQGSFEIKEHIAFCFTCVSRSLPLEQQLTILLKEVYDFKVKEIATILQQSDAMVKYYLHTGRSKMIEVFDHRCSLINKRGVCHQCSELNGVFNPKQNQQEALAKLQLVKDAESKDKEQLFDIRMQVLKGLDPFKSGAADLQLHHLEHNRKVMEKYLEKNS
- a CDS encoding RES family NAD+ phosphorylase, which gives rise to MASFEKAKEKLLKTQGMHPYFDEKNKYKGSALLCSNCFNDEGLRIDASKIGIDNNDKCPKCSSEKGYKLTKELVRELCYRFFVRGTIKKFEYGGCPLIQMNEQHFNESNIHISPWLKNDVNLIEQAGEIGLFYYGPRFWMMGEVMPLQSIIHGEEVGQVISKILNLYPKHILNKDHPFYRIRVNPTNANEYSQYDSPPIEYCGTNRFDDKDFPILYGSPDLELCLHECRIKSEDEIYVAKLVPKSELKMLNLAALVTEEGETEFTSIDLAIHFLFLAENHSYHLCRLIAKEIQKAGFDGIIYPSYFSYLRTGHIPFDTVLGMSIRKIPQLKDFSQSQSIPNVALFGSPIKDEKLIVHSINKVIINSIKYDVTFGPSYYESKVASMPKDQYLEMRVKEYEDAFKNATKSAQNEKE
- a CDS encoding beta-ketoacyl-[acyl-carrier-protein] synthase family protein — translated: MSRVVITGMGIYSSLGKNKEEVTDSLFHGRSGIILDPARKEMGYRSGLTGFVERPQLKGLLDRRSRIMMPEQAEFAYIATLEAMEQAGITTEFFEQNETGIIYGNDSSAKPVIEAIDIIREKKDTMLVGSGSVFQVLNSTVTMNLATIFKLRGVNFTISAACASGSHSIGLGYMFIKQGLQDRVVCGGAQEVNIYSMPNFDALGTFSTREDAPTRASRPFDRDRDGLVPGGGAATVILESLESAQARGATILAEVLGYGFSSNGQHISNPSVDGQVRSIGRAIKAAEIDVKTIQYINAHATSTPAGDGMEAEAIYEVFGGKIPVSSTKSLTGHECWMAGASEIVYSMLMMQNDFMAPNINFENPDEHSAKINVIPETLKGEFDTFLSNSFGFGGTNSSLIVKKWKG